In Pelmatolapia mariae isolate MD_Pm_ZW linkage group LG13, Pm_UMD_F_2, whole genome shotgun sequence, a genomic segment contains:
- the trmt2b gene encoding tRNA (uracil-5-)-methyltransferase homolog B, translating to MALVAARSKSVIFVKRDLMRYLRKTFPRFLANGTIVTEQGNPPSKKRWRKGKEKKPPSWTDDVSWEERLADVVTPLWRLSYDKQLELKQQNQEKILSQLSGHLSGDSPVRDKLSFPVLPVLPSPVRDGYRNKSTFSVNRGVDGNPKTVGFYVGTGRKGNIVCVSGDHLLNMPQKHKLVARCYQDFIRLSSLEPCLLFHTGGHWREITVRTNKEGCTMAIVYFHPQSLTPAEVAVHKAELVDYFTQGPGSVCQLDSLYFQESSMTRCTHEQSPYQLLHGQPHIYEEILGFKFRISADAFFQVNQAAAEVLYATVRDLCVPNTEQDGGQTKAGGTLLDMCCGTGAMGITISPRVDKIIGIELIEQAVEDAKHNAALNNVLNCEFISGKAEAVLPGLISQLSFAGRGLTVVVNPARAGLHHRVVRALRNQPAIRRLVYVSCKPDGEAMRNFKELCCDPNSQKKLTGEAFSPTLAVPVDMFPHTPHCEVVILFER from the exons ATGGCCTTGGTAGCTGCACGCAGCAAGTCAGTTATATTTGTCAAACGTGACCTTATGCGTTACTTGAGGAAAACTTTTCCGCGGTTTCTAGCAAATGGCACTATTGTAACCGAACAGGGGAACCCACCATCAAAGAAGCGATGGAGGAAAGGTAAGGAGAAGAAACCACCCTCATGGACTGATGATGTGTCGTGGGAGGAGAGGCTGGCAGATGTGGTCACCCCTCTGTGGAGACTGAGTTATGATAAGCAGCTTGAGCTCAAGCAACAGAATCAGGAGAAGATCCTGTCCCAGCTCTCTGGGCATCTTTCTGGTGACTCACCTGTCAGGGATAAACTCAGCTTTCCTGTGCTGCCTGTTCTGCCCTCACCAGTGAGAGATGGCTACCGCAACAAGTCCACATTTTCAGTCAACAGAGGAGTGGATGGCAATCCGAAGACGGTTGGATTTTACGTGGGCACAGGCAGGAAGGGGAACATCGTCTGTGTCAGCGGAGACCACCTGCTCAACATGCCACAGAAGCACAAACTGGTGGCCAGGTGCTACCAAGACTTCATCCGCCTGTCCTCACTGGAGCCCTGCCTGCTGTTCCACACCGGGGGTCACTGGAGAGAGATCACAGTGAGGACCAATAAAGAGGGCTGCACCATGGCCATCGTGTACTTTCACCCACAGAGCCTCACCCCAGCAGAAGTGGCCGTCCATAAGGCGGAATTGGTGGATTACTTCACTCAGGGTCCTGGATCGGTCTGTCAGCTGGACTCACTGTACTTCCAGGAGAGCAGCATGACTCGGTGCACCCATGAGCAATCTCCCTACCAGCTTCTGCATGGTCAGCCACACATATATGAGGAG ATACTGGGCTTCAAGTTCCGCATCTCGGCCGACGCCTTTTTCCAGGTGAACCAGGCAGCTGCTGAAGTCCTCTATGCCACAGTGAGAGACCTTTGTGTCCCAAACACTGAGCAGGATGGAGGGCAAACAAAAGCTGGCGGCACTCTTCTAGATATGTGCTGTGGGACGGGTGCCATGGGAATCACTATTTCTCCCAGAGTGGACAAAATTATCGGTATAGAGCTCATAGAACAGGCAGTGGAAGACGCTAAACACAACGCAGCTCTCAATAATGTGTTAAACTGTGAGTTTATCTCTGGGAAGGCAGAAGCTGTGCTTCCTGGCCTTATATCTCAGCTGAGCTTCGCAGGCAGAGGCCTTACAGTCGTGGTAAATCCTGCTCGAGCCGGCCTCCACCACAGGGTTGTCCGAGCTTTGCGAAACCAACCGGCTATCCGCAGGCTGGTCTACGTTTCTTGTAAACCAGACGGAGAAGCTATGAGGAACTTCAAGGAACTTTGCTGTGATCCTAACTCACAGAAGAAACTCACAGGAGAAGCATTTTCACCAACTCTGGCTGTGCCCGTTGACATGTTCCCACATACTCCTCATTGTGAAGTGGTGATCCTTTTCGAGAGGTAG
- the dnajb12a gene encoding dnaJ homolog subfamily B member 12a isoform X2, with amino-acid sequence MRHRGGREEPEVSAQATTDSGKSYTAEQLEAVKKIKSCKDYYQILGVEKTASEEDLKKAYRKLALKFHPDKNHAPGATEAFKAIGNAYAVLSNAEKRRQYDQYGEERTHPSRHRHHHEFEADISPEDLFNMFFGGGFPTSNVHVYRNGRMHFAHHNRQERREQQRDGGLALFVQLMPILILIIVSALSQMMVTQPPYSLSYRPSAGHIHKRHTSSLKVPFYVGERFNEEYSGNMLKTVERSVEEDYISNLRNNCWKEKQQKEGLLYRARYFGDSELYQRAQRMGTPSCSRLSEIQVILDG; translated from the exons ATGAGACACCGCGGCGGCAGAGAGGAGCCCGAAGTGTCCGCACAAGCGACGACGGACTCGGGAAAGTCCTACACAGCCGAGCAGCTGGAGGCCGTTAAAAA gatTAAGAGCTGTAAAGATTACTATCAAATCCTAGGAGTGGAAAAGACTGCCTCTGAGGAGGACCTTAAAAAGGCTTACAGAAAGCTCGCTCTGAAATTTCACCCAGATAAAAATCACGCACCAGGAGCCACGGAAGCATTTAAAG CTATTGGTAATGCATATGCTGTTCTGAGTAACGCTGAGAAACGAAGGCAGTACGACCAGTATGGTGAGGAGAGAACGCACCCGAGCAGACACAGACACCATCATGAGTTTGAAGCAGATATCTCACCCGAGGACCTCTTTAACATGTTCTTTGGTGGAGGCTTTCCAACAA GTAACGTACATGTTTACAGAAATGGAAGAATGCACTTTGCACACCATAATAGGCAAGAAAGACGAGAACAACAGAGAGAT GGAGGTCTGGCTCTGTTTGTCCAGCTGATGCCCATCTTAATCCTCATCATTGTTTCAGCTCTCAGTCAGATGATGGTCACCCAGCCTCCATACAGCCTTAGCTACCGCCC GTCAGCAGGACATATCCACAAAAGGCATACATCAAGCCTGAAGGTGCCTTTTTATGTGGGAGAACGTTTCAATGAGGAATATTCTGGAAATATGCTGAAGACTGTGGAGAGAAGTGTAGAAGAAGACTACATCTCCAATCTAAGAAACAACTGTTGGAAGGAGAAGCAGCAGA AGGAAGGCTTACTGTATCGTGCTCGTTACTTTGGGGATTCTGAGTTGTACCAGAGAGCCCAGAGGATGGGGACTCCCAGCTGTTCCAGACTATCAGAGATTCAAGTCATATTGGATGGCTAG
- the scdb gene encoding stearoyl-CoA desaturase b gives MTDKKQNGDARTDSSTVDDAIDFTYKEKPWKPPTILRWRNIIAFILLHLGALYGLILIPSTSPSTLAWTAFCYVFSGLGVTAGAHRLWSHRSYKASFPLQVFLAFANSMAFQKNIYEWVRDHRLHHKYVGTDADPHNASRGFFFSHVGWLLVQEHPVCAEKKQKLSLSDLTTDKVVMFQKRHYVVSVLVLWFLVPTLVPWYLWGESLVVGCFVPGLLRYVAVLNATWLVNSVAHMWGNRPYDKNINPRENKFVSFSAIGEGFHNYHHTFPYDYAASEFGSRLNLTTAFINLMCSLGLAKDPKMVSKGVTAATSQTAAR, from the exons atgactgaCAAGAAGCAAAACGGAGATGCGAGGACAGACTCAAGTACGGTAGATGATGCTATTGACTTTACCTATAAAGAGAAACCATGGAAACCGCCGACAATCTTAAGATGGAGAAATATCATAGCGTTTATCCTCCTACATCTGGGAGCACTTTACGGACTGATTCTCATTCCCTCCACATCGCCTTCAACCCTTGCATGGA ctGCATTTTGCTACGTCTTCAGTGGTCTTGGTGTGACTGCTGGCGCACACAGATTATGGAGCCACAGATCCTACAAGGCCTCCTTTCCCCTGCAAGTCTTTCTTGCCTTTGCCAACTCCATGGCATTTCAG AAGAACATATATGAATGGGTGAGGGACCATCGCCTCCACCACAAATATGTAGGCACAGACGCAGACCCTCACAATGCCTCACGGGGATTTTTCTTCTCCCACGTTGGTTGGCTCCTGGTCCAAGAACATCCTGTCTGCgctgaaaagaaacagaaactcaGCCTGTCTGACCTGACGACAGATAAAGTGGTTATGTTCCAGAAACG ACATTACGTGGTGTCTGTGCTAGTCCTCTGGTTCCTCGTGCCCACGCTGGTTCCCTGGTACCTCTGGGGTGAATCCTTGGTTGTGGGGTGCTTTGTCCCTGGGCTCCTGAGATATGTCGCAGTCCTAAATGCCACCTGGCTTGTAAACAGTGTGGCACACATGTGGGGCAACAGACCTTATGACAAGAACATCAACCCAAGGGAAAACAAGTTTGTTTCATTCAGTGCTATAG GAGAAGGCTTCCATAACTACCACCATACGTTCCCCTACGACTATGCTGCAAGTGAGTTTGGCAGCAGGCTCAACCTCACCACTGCCTTTATAAACCTCATGTGCTCTTTGGGTTTGGCCAAAGACCCAAAGATGGTTTCCAAAGGGGTGACGGCAGCAACGAGTCAAACAGCTGCAA GGTGA
- the LOC134640116 gene encoding DNA damage-inducible transcript 4 protein-like, whose product MSCNQSLDGSFPPSPSEDRGSQRLSWSSLLHKLTELKGHNQRATEDQYCRSESGSMTDLSELDISSFFYPLEETLAADVVTAIAHSLSDASHTSLDCSKLILPDCLLHNISQELLHLAAIEPCGLRGALIDLCVDMGEQDSPCTVDQIAVDPSLVPTFHVTLVLRVESSGLWPKVQKLFKSSKPAQTSSSSPKHHDTLKLSTSFRAIKRKLYSSAALLVEEC is encoded by the exons atGTCTTGCAATCAGTCTCTGGATGGTAGTTTTCCTCCATCTCCATCGGAGGACAGGGGCTCACAGCGGCTGTCCTGGAGCAGTTTGCTCCACAAGCTGACAGAGCTGAAGGGACACAATCAGAGGGCGACAGAAGATCAGTACTGCAGGAGTGAATCTG GATCTATGACAGATTTGTCAGAGTTAGACATCAGCTCCTTCTTCTATCCTCTGGAGGAGACCTTGGCTGCAGACGTTGTGACTGCCATTGCACATAGTCTCAGTGATGCATCGCACACCAGCTTGGATTGCTCCAAACTCATCCTCCCTGACTGCCTGCTACACAATATCAGCCAAGAGCTGCTCCACTTGGCCGCGATAGAGCCTTGTGGTCTCAGGGGAGCACTCATCGACCTGTGCGTTGACATGGGGGAACAGGACTCCCCATGTACTGTGGATCAAATAGCAGTAGATCCATCCCTTGTCCCAACTTTCCATGTGACACTGGTGCTGAGGGTGGAGTCCAGTGGACTGTGGCCAAAAGTTCAGAAGCTCTTCAAAAGTAGCAAACCAGCACAGACATCCTCATCGTCTCCGAAGCACCACGACACCCTGAAGCTGAGCACGAGTTTCAGGGCTATCAAGAGGAAACTGTACAGTTCAGCCGCACTGCTGGTTGAGGAGTGCTGA
- the wnt8b gene encoding protein Wnt-8b encodes MFMHWEVFYYIFILLTHMRSTCCWSVNNFLMTGPKAYLIYSSSVAAGAQSGIEECKYQFAWDRWNCPERALQLSTHSSLRSANRETAFVHAISSAGVMYTLTRNCSLGDFDNCGCDDSRNGQRGGHGWLWGGCSDNVGFGEAISKQFVDALETGQDARAAMNLHNNEAGRKAVKGTMQRTCKCHGVSGSCTTQTCWLQLPEFREVGNYLKEKYHRALKVDLLRGAGNSAASKGAIAETFSSISRKELVHLEDSPDYCLENRTLGLPGTEGRECLKKGKNLSKWEKRSCKRLCGECGLAVEERKAEMVSSCNCKFHWCCAVKCEQCRKTVTKYFCVKKGGQRGRSESAGSRRKNLRLRKKH; translated from the exons ATGTTCATGCACTGGGAggttttttattacattttcattCTCCTGACTCACATGAGGTCCACCTGCTGCTG GTCAGTGAATAATTTCTTGATGACTGGACCCAAG GCATACCTGATCTACTCAAGCAGCGTGGCAGCAGGAGCTCAGAGTGGCATAGAGGAGTGCAAATACCAGTTTGCATGGGACCGCTGGAACTGCCCCGAGCGAGCTCTGCAGCTATCCACACACAGCAGCCTGCGCAGTG CAAATCGAGAGACAGCGTTTGTCCACGCCATCAGCTCGGCTGGCGTTATGTACACCCTAACCCGGAACTGCAGCCTTGGAGACTTTGATAACTGCGGCTGTGATGACAGCAGAAATGGACAACGAG gTGGTCACGGGTGGCTCTGGGGTGGCTGCAGTGACAATGTTGGCTTTGGTGAGGCCATCTCCAAGCAGTTTGTTGATGCCTTGGAGACTGGGCAGGATGCACGGGCAGCCATGAATCTCCATAACAATGAGGCTGGGCGCAAG GCTGTGAAGGGAACCATGCAGAGGACATGCAAGTGCCATGGCGTGTCAGGAAGCTGCACAACTCAGACCTGCTGGCTGCAGCTGCCAGAGTTCAGAGAGGTGGGGAACTACTTGAAGGAGAAGTACCACAGGGCACTGAAAGTAGACCTTCTGAGAGGAGCAGGGAACAGCGCAGCCAGCAAGGGGGCCATCGCCGAGACCTTTAGTTCCATCTCCCGTAAGGAGCTGGTCCACCTCGAGGACTCTCCCGATTACTGCCTGGAAAATCGCACTCTGGGTTTGCCTGGCACTGAGGGCCGCGAGTGCCTAAAGAAAGGCAAGAACTTGAGCAAATGGGAGAAGCGAAGCTGCAAGAGACTATGTGGGGAGTGCGGCCTGGCTGTGGAGGAGCGTAAGGCTGAGATGGTGTCGAGTTGTAATTGTAAATTTCACTGGTGCTGTGCGGTAAAGTGCGAGCAGTGCAGAAAGACGGTGACCAAATATTTTTGTGTGAAAAAAGGAGGTCAGAGGGGAAGAAGCGAGAGCGCCGGTAGCCGCAGGAAGAACCTCAGACTGAGGAAGAAGCACTGA
- the dnajb12a gene encoding dnaJ homolog subfamily B member 12a isoform X1, whose protein sequence is MDSNKDEAERCIKIALNAVSNNQPDKARKFLEKAQRLFPTEQAKNLLESLAQNGKPPEENGSHVNGEGPAMRHRGGREEPEVSAQATTDSGKSYTAEQLEAVKKIKSCKDYYQILGVEKTASEEDLKKAYRKLALKFHPDKNHAPGATEAFKAIGNAYAVLSNAEKRRQYDQYGEERTHPSRHRHHHEFEADISPEDLFNMFFGGGFPTSNVHVYRNGRMHFAHHNRQERREQQRDGGLALFVQLMPILILIIVSALSQMMVTQPPYSLSYRPSAGHIHKRHTSSLKVPFYVGERFNEEYSGNMLKTVERSVEEDYISNLRNNCWKEKQQKEGLLYRARYFGDSELYQRAQRMGTPSCSRLSEIQVILDG, encoded by the exons ATGGACTCAAACAAGGACGAAGCGGAGCGGTGCATTAAAATAGCCCTAAATGCAGTCAGTAACAACCAGCCGGATAAAGCCAGAAAGTTCCTGGAGAAGGCACAACGCCTGTTTCCGACAGAGCAAGCCAAAA ATTTACTGGAGTCTTTAGCGCAGAATGGAAAGCCTCCGGAGGAGAACGGCAGTCATGTGAACGGAGAAGGACCCGCTATGAGACACCGCGGCGGCAGAGAGGAGCCCGAAGTGTCCGCACAAGCGACGACGGACTCGGGAAAGTCCTACACAGCCGAGCAGCTGGAGGCCGTTAAAAA gatTAAGAGCTGTAAAGATTACTATCAAATCCTAGGAGTGGAAAAGACTGCCTCTGAGGAGGACCTTAAAAAGGCTTACAGAAAGCTCGCTCTGAAATTTCACCCAGATAAAAATCACGCACCAGGAGCCACGGAAGCATTTAAAG CTATTGGTAATGCATATGCTGTTCTGAGTAACGCTGAGAAACGAAGGCAGTACGACCAGTATGGTGAGGAGAGAACGCACCCGAGCAGACACAGACACCATCATGAGTTTGAAGCAGATATCTCACCCGAGGACCTCTTTAACATGTTCTTTGGTGGAGGCTTTCCAACAA GTAACGTACATGTTTACAGAAATGGAAGAATGCACTTTGCACACCATAATAGGCAAGAAAGACGAGAACAACAGAGAGAT GGAGGTCTGGCTCTGTTTGTCCAGCTGATGCCCATCTTAATCCTCATCATTGTTTCAGCTCTCAGTCAGATGATGGTCACCCAGCCTCCATACAGCCTTAGCTACCGCCC GTCAGCAGGACATATCCACAAAAGGCATACATCAAGCCTGAAGGTGCCTTTTTATGTGGGAGAACGTTTCAATGAGGAATATTCTGGAAATATGCTGAAGACTGTGGAGAGAAGTGTAGAAGAAGACTACATCTCCAATCTAAGAAACAACTGTTGGAAGGAGAAGCAGCAGA AGGAAGGCTTACTGTATCGTGCTCGTTACTTTGGGGATTCTGAGTTGTACCAGAGAGCCCAGAGGATGGGGACTCCCAGCTGTTCCAGACTATCAGAGATTCAAGTCATATTGGATGGCTAG